The DNA segment AATGAatattaaaggacaggttcacagtttttcaagtatGTTTTataacaacagtcaggtgtccatattaACAAGGAAAGAGGTTCTCtttgttgtaatcattcctcctgttcatactgactattaaaagatctctttcaaatgtgctttcaatgtaaagtgatggaggacaaaatccacagtgtgtccacacagtcatataaagtagatgtgaagcttctattcagcttcagcagtctgagttagtcatgtcaagtgatatctgacacatttacagtctttttagcatcaaattccctcttagtgtttccctgttgagctgtggtggaagtataggaacaaaaagaggaactttgccactaaaaacactgtaaagttgaaacatagaagacttgatttaaCTCATTTGGATGTCTGAAGCTTCAtgttagcttcagatcaacttttatttatttattttttttgcacagaaggaggactgtggattatGTCCTCAATCACctccattgtaagtgcattatgaagggatcttctaatggtcagtatgaacaggaggaatgattacagcaagaaaaaacatgtttcactgttcattcaggctcctgactgttgatttaagacagaaaaaaactgtgCACTTGTCCTTTAAAGCCACTGTACTATGTACTGTTTACACTCTATGATACAATACAGACTATAAACAGACTGTAAAGACATAACACAACGTGACATTATTTTCAATACAGTATATCAAAAGCTATGTGCAAACCTCCCTACAGTAGCAGAGAAACAATCTTCGTATTAGAAGCTAATTTGAATTGACAGATATTACATAGCGGCTGTTAAAGGCTAGCAGCTACATTACAACATGTTAGCTTCCAGCTGACAGTCCTGCCGCACACACACGTTAAAACTGGGTCAAGCTCTGACTGTGTCGTCTATACTTTGTACACACCGATGTCTCCGAAGAAATACGGCCGAGTATTTTCAGTTTCCATCCTCCGCTTCTTTTCTCCGCCAATAATTAGCAGTGTTAACTCAGAAACAGCGAGACACGATGTGTTTATAAATAACCGCGTCCTCTGTGTTTACACACCGCGGGAGTCACGTGACGTACCTGGACCTCGAAACGCATGCTGGgacttgttgttttttactatATATTACGGTTTTGACACCAAATAGATAGGTTCTGTgaatagataaaataaataataatatagaaGACTTATATTAATTGttcattaatatttattcagGACAAATAAGGCTCCATAATGTATTACAATACAAGGACAAATACAACTGACATAATTTAAGCAACAATTAAGACGTCAATCCAGAGtcacatgatatataataaaGGAATATGGTGGATAACTTTAAGATCCCCCCCAGACGTGTTTTATGATGTATATtaaatactctgctttgaataattaTGTGTGCCTAATAAGGTTTTTTcacacttaaaaaaagagaaaccgACGTGGCTGAAATTATTGGTACCCttgctttttattaaaataatgcaccCGTCGCCCTGAACAGTGTTGAAATTGAGATATTTTATTATCAGTACAAGTTATCACAACAATCTAAAATAGCCTAGACAAAATAATTGGTATTCTTTAGAAGTTGTAAGAAATAATTGATTTGTAGTGATACTTTAAGTagaatattgtgtttttgtgttgctaatgtgatgtcacaaatcatgcccTTGAAATCAGAGTTTAAATGAGcacagaaaacaaactctgcaaatacatcattctgcatatTGAAGCTCAGacatccaactgtaggaacaggaagaaaatctgatttttgAGTGTAGGGGgactttaaaatattaaaacattttaagcaGATATgttttacaatttaaaatgaaacaccAGTCTCTCTCATGCAGGTTGTAGAAAATCCATTCATGTGACAGTCTGCAGTGATGTGGGATGATCACAGTACTGAAGGTAGTTGTGGATGCGGTGGGATATGTCCAGCTGACCTATGACCTCTGAGGCTCTGGTACCCAGCATGCTCCTCACAGTGATCCTACAAAGCTGCTGCAGGCTCAGAGGATTACCTGTCGAGAAGTAGCCTAGTGTTTATCAATGATTCAAAAGCAAAACTGACATTAGAAAAGGACTGATAATAGCAGAACATACTTTCATAAAACCTGAAGCAGACGTAAGAGGGAGATGAAGGCGTTGTGTATTCTATAGGCTTTCTTCCATGGTTGTCGCTAGCGTACACGTTGGCTCCATACTCCATCAGCAGCTCGATCATGTCCAACATGTTGACTCGTGCTGCATGGTGCAAAGCTGTCTCATGGAACTTTAATGAATTCACATTGGCACCTGCAGGACGTTAACATGGGTTTATGAATCCATTACAactaaaataaattgaaataatatcaataatatgAATAAGTAAAAtccaagaaagaaggaaaggactatGAGCATCATAGACATTCAACAGTCATGAGGTGAGATATGCATTACAGTACGTAAGAGGCACGGACTTTAATTTCTACACCCTAACAGACAGAAATGGAATGCAGCCACAGAGCCAAAGTCATGTGATTTGAATACAGCAGTAATTCAATAAACTCTAATTAAAGTCTGGAAATGCTTGAGAAATCTTTTGCTGACTGCTACAGACCGATCTGACACTAGATTCAAGTATCTTCAAGCTGAATTTCTTCATATGACTTATCCTTCATTATAACttaaagtgcaaacaaataATGTACAAAAAGATTGTTACAATAGACATTTACTGTGTGTTATTCAGGGCTTGAAATTAACACCCACCAAGTTAGTCCTAGTGATGAATCAAGCTCTAAACATCTCTGCATCTGTTTGAAGCAGGCTACAGAAACATCACTCCTAGTCCtaatcctacatttcccatcaaTACTATGAAGTGACACGTAAATACAACCACTGACTTGTACACGTAGGTTCGACTAATTAGTTATCTTGAATGGGGAGATTTTTGAgtgtgggtgggggggagaTATGTAATGCCAAATGATCGTGATCTACACGTCTCAATAATATAAGATCAACCATTTTTTGGGTGGGGCAAATCATTTCAAGGAGATCAATTAtgctatattttatattttttgactGATGCTTATGTTTCAATTGATCTGGTCTATTTCAAGAAAAACTCTCTTCTCTTGTGGAAATTCTGATAGGCTGGTAACTTTAAATTCTAGTATAAATATTCGCTGGTGatcaaaaaagttaatttcaaaAAGTGTACATTAGTGGTTCCCTCAGTATAGTGGCAGAGTAagatttgtcctttttttaatagtACATTATTAAATTGTGACATTAAAAAATGAGGCAACATTTACATTAACACAACTTTCCGCTTTTTCAAACAtaccaaaatgaaaaaagtaaaagaaaaatcagaatCACCATATTGAAAATTCCAGTGAAATATCAAATTCTGCTGCATCGGATTGCAACATGATTAATATGAATCATCAAATGAGAGGAGACAGACTGCCCTAACAAGTCTCTTATTTTTGGGAGACATAAGAAATTAAATGAGGCAGATTAGGGGAAAGAAGTAAAATTTAGATATGTGCACCATAACTTAAAacttcaaaaataataaaatagatgtgttttatactttatttcgttaacacattttttctgACCTGCAGTCTTCTTGCTGACCTGCATTTAGCAGCTCCTTGACACATTCCAAGCGTCCTTTAGCACATGCGATATGAAGGGGTGGACCAAAATACACATCGTACGCCTCCAGCTTGGCACCGCTGGCTATCATCAACCTCACGACTTCCACATTACCTGTGAGAGGAGAACAAAGTTTACCTGATGATGTAGAAGAATGAGCGGATATGACTGGTTAAGACTCTGCTGAAGTTTTTACCCTGTATACAGGCCTCGTGGAGCGGTGAGGCAGTGAGAGCTGTGAGGGACGGGTTCACTTTGGCTCCATACTGCAACAGCAGCTTGACACACTCCAGGCTGCCAGAGGAGCAGGCGTTACAGAGGGGAGTGCCACCGTGGATGGTCCGTACATCCACCTGGAGGAAGCATGGAAACAATTCTCATTTGATTTTTCTATTGCAAGCTTTAGTGTTACTTTTAGCGAtctacatattttcttttttttcttctactgtGTCAGAGGTGTTCTGTGGCAACCTCAAAGATTGTAGGTTGCTTCACAAACCTCACAAAAGTATTCTGTATTAGATTGCACCACCACCAGTGTTTTTGATAAGGTGCCCCAGCTTATTTGAGCTTTTCATTTCTTCACATCTAAATAAGTCATGTTTTGTCCTCCATACATGGTGAAGGGGTAAGGCCTGGCTGTGTATCCCACCTGAGCTCcagcctccagcagcagccGGGCACAGTTAGGATGAGACTGTATGCAGGCTTCATGGAGAGGAGTGATGTTGTCCACTGTCACCATGTTGACAGATGTTCCACTTTCTATCAGCTGTCTGAGCTGTAGAGCTCTGCCATGGGACGCTGCTTCATGTAGGGCGGTCCGGTCTTGCCAGAAACCTTTAACAAACAACATAACAAGccattttattcaatttatttgatataaataaaatcttttttCTAAGAAGCTGTTTTTATGTCCTCCATAAAACTCTAAGTACCtttgaatatttgttttatacacATCTACATGTTACTCTTACTAACCCATTTAGTCTAAGCTAAATATATCTAAGCtttgactaataataataatgtactatGAATAGTTATAGTTGCTGTATTAGCTAACAAACAATAAT comes from the Scomber japonicus isolate fScoJap1 chromosome 23, fScoJap1.pri, whole genome shotgun sequence genome and includes:
- the asb13a.1 gene encoding ankyrin repeat and SOCS box protein 13a.1 — protein: MELTAARRSFLCDTGFWQDRTALHEAASHGRALQLRQLIESGTSVNMVTVDNITPLHEACIQSHPNCARLLLEAGAQVDVRTIHGGTPLCNACSSGSLECVKLLLQYGAKVNPSLTALTASPLHEACIQGNVEVVRLMIASGAKLEAYDVYFGPPLHIACAKGRLECVKELLNAGANVNSLKFHETALHHAARVNMLDMIELLMEYGANVYASDNHGRKPIEYTTPSSPSYVCFRFYESNPLSLQQLCRITVRSMLGTRASEVIGQLDISHRIHNYLQYCDHPTSLQTVT